In the Diprion similis isolate iyDipSimi1 chromosome 2, iyDipSimi1.1, whole genome shotgun sequence genome, one interval contains:
- the LOC124414088 gene encoding four and a half LIM domains protein 2 isoform X8 has product MADVDNSVVYTTTERKVRKVKKTTKRRESHDQNAEVTITEVDSTQNNHDNAIDNGEFTRAMNKDWHSGHFCCWQCDESLTGQRYVLRDEHPYCIKCYESVFANGCEECSKIIGIDSKDLSYKDKHWHEACFLCNKCRVSLVDKQFGSKVDKIYCGNCYDAQFASRCDGCGEIFRAGTKKMEYKTRQWHEKCFCCVVCKVPIGTKSFIPREQEIFCSGCYEDKFATRCVKCNKIINTGGVTYKNEPWHRECFTCSNCNTSLAGQRFTSRDEKPYCADCFGEIFAKRCTACTKPITGIGGTRFISFEDRHWHNDCFICAGCKTSLVGRGFITDADDIICPECAKQKLM; this is encoded by the exons ATGGCGGATGTAGACAACAGTGTAGTGTACACCACGACGGAGCGTAAAGTTCGTAAAGTGAAGAAAACCACCAAGCGTAGGGAGAGTCATGACCAGAACGCCGAGGTCACCATCACCGAGGTTGACAGCACCCAGAACAACCATGACAACGCCATCGATAA TGGCGAATTCACGAGGGCGATGAACAAGGACTGGCACAGCGGCCATTTCTGTTGCTGGCAATGCGACGAGTCTCTTACCGGTCAGCGGTACGTTCTAAGGGATGAACATCCCTACTGCATCAAGTGCTACGAGAGTGTATTCGCCAATGGATGCGAGGAGTGCAGCAAGATCATCGGCATCGATTCGAAG GATCTGTCGTACAAGGACAAACATTGGCACGAGGCCTGCTTCCTCTGCAATAAATGCCGAGTTTCATTGGTTGACAAACAGTTCGGAAGTAAGGTAGACAAGATCTACTGCGGCAACTGTTACGACGCTCAATTTGCCAGTCGTTGCGATGGATGCGGCGAAATCTTCCGTGCAG GCACTAAGAAGATGGAGTACAAGACCCGGCAGTGGCACGAGAAATGCTTCTGCTGCGTTGTTTGCAAAGTCCCGATTGGCACGAAAAGCTTCATCCCTCGCGAGCAAGAAATCTTCTGCTCTGGATGTTACGAGGACAAGTTTGCTACGCGATGCGTCAAGTGCAACAAG ATCATCAACACCGGTGGCGTAACCTACAAGAACGAACCCTGGCACAGGGAGTGCTTCACCTGCAGCAACTGCAACACGTCATTGGCCGGTCAACGATTCACATCTCGCGATGAAAAACCATACTGCGCCGACTGCTTCGGAGAGATTTTTGCAAAGAGGTGCACTGCATGCACCAAACCCATAACTG GAATTGGTGGCACGCGTTTCATCTCGTTCGAAGATCGGCACTGGCATAACGACTGCTTCATTTGCGCCGGATGCAAGACGTCTCTGGTCGGTCGTGGGTTCATCACTGACGCCGATGATATTATCTGTCCAGAGTGCGCCAAGCAGAAGTTGATGTAA
- the LOC124414088 gene encoding four and a half LIM domains protein 2 isoform X9: MNKDWHSGHFCCWQCDESLTGQRYVLRDEHPYCIKCYESVFANGCEECSKIIGIDSKDLSYKDKHWHEACFLCNKCRVSLVDKQFGSKVDKIYCGNCYDAQFASRCDGCGEIFRAGTKKMEYKTRQWHEKCFCCVVCKVPIGTKSFIPREQEIFCSGCYEDKFATRCVKCNKIINTGGVTYKNEPWHRECFTCSNCNTSLAGQRFTSRDEKPYCADCFGEIFAKRCTACTKPITGIGGTRFISFEDRHWHNDCFICAGCKTSLVGRGFITDADDIICPECAKQKLM, encoded by the exons ATGAACAAGGACTGGCACAGCGGCCATTTCTGTTGCTGGCAATGCGACGAGTCTCTTACCGGTCAGCGGTACGTTCTAAGGGATGAACATCCCTACTGCATCAAGTGCTACGAGAGTGTATTCGCCAATGGATGCGAGGAGTGCAGCAAGATCATCGGCATCGATTCGAAG GATCTGTCGTACAAGGACAAACATTGGCACGAGGCCTGCTTCCTCTGCAATAAATGCCGAGTTTCATTGGTTGACAAACAGTTCGGAAGTAAGGTAGACAAGATCTACTGCGGCAACTGTTACGACGCTCAATTTGCCAGTCGTTGCGATGGATGCGGCGAAATCTTCCGTGCAG GCACTAAGAAGATGGAGTACAAGACCCGGCAGTGGCACGAGAAATGCTTCTGCTGCGTTGTTTGCAAAGTCCCGATTGGCACGAAAAGCTTCATCCCTCGCGAGCAAGAAATCTTCTGCTCTGGATGTTACGAGGACAAGTTTGCTACGCGATGCGTCAAGTGCAACAAG ATCATCAACACCGGTGGCGTAACCTACAAGAACGAACCCTGGCACAGGGAGTGCTTCACCTGCAGCAACTGCAACACGTCATTGGCCGGTCAACGATTCACATCTCGCGATGAAAAACCATACTGCGCCGACTGCTTCGGAGAGATTTTTGCAAAGAGGTGCACTGCATGCACCAAACCCATAACTG GAATTGGTGGCACGCGTTTCATCTCGTTCGAAGATCGGCACTGGCATAACGACTGCTTCATTTGCGCCGGATGCAAGACGTCTCTGGTCGGTCGTGGGTTCATCACTGACGCCGATGATATTATCTGTCCAGAGTGCGCCAAGCAGAAGTTGATGTAA
- the LOC124414088 gene encoding four and a half LIM domains protein 2 isoform X10, with the protein MATDALSDRLANKLHLQTKTVGEERIKRAKAKDEDVAILTMFPMESDPKFRCCLGNECFLGDPKKADPGTKKMEYKTRQWHEKCFCCVVCKVPIGTKSFIPREQEIFCSGCYEDKFATRCVKCNKIINTGGVTYKNEPWHRECFTCSNCNTSLAGQRFTSRDEKPYCADCFGEIFAKRCTACTKPITGIGGTRFISFEDRHWHNDCFICAGCKTSLVGRGFITDADDIICPECAKQKLM; encoded by the exons atGGCGACCGACGCGCTTAGCGATAGATTGGCAAACAAATTGCATCTACAAACGAAAACAGTCGGTGAGGAGAGAATTAAACGTGCTAAAGCAAAGGACGAAGACGTTGCCATATTAACAATGTTCCCAATGGAAAGTGATCCAAAGTTCCGATGCTGCCTTGGGAACGAATGCTTTCTAGGGGATCCGAAAAAAGCAGATCCAG GCACTAAGAAGATGGAGTACAAGACCCGGCAGTGGCACGAGAAATGCTTCTGCTGCGTTGTTTGCAAAGTCCCGATTGGCACGAAAAGCTTCATCCCTCGCGAGCAAGAAATCTTCTGCTCTGGATGTTACGAGGACAAGTTTGCTACGCGATGCGTCAAGTGCAACAAG ATCATCAACACCGGTGGCGTAACCTACAAGAACGAACCCTGGCACAGGGAGTGCTTCACCTGCAGCAACTGCAACACGTCATTGGCCGGTCAACGATTCACATCTCGCGATGAAAAACCATACTGCGCCGACTGCTTCGGAGAGATTTTTGCAAAGAGGTGCACTGCATGCACCAAACCCATAACTG GAATTGGTGGCACGCGTTTCATCTCGTTCGAAGATCGGCACTGGCATAACGACTGCTTCATTTGCGCCGGATGCAAGACGTCTCTGGTCGGTCGTGGGTTCATCACTGACGCCGATGATATTATCTGTCCAGAGTGCGCCAAGCAGAAGTTGATGTAA
- the LOC124415868 gene encoding spermine synthase, which translates to MEVHTVLLDFTVSSNVISDVEKRSNLKTTISNVLGEHIGSLKPLTEMNIDEGLLLLYTGVRGTLITVRAYPKGLVTVNIEYYKGDNEEALLNFETARDLETALLVAAAATRSHTLVPIKRGGHYERFYPTSDGRLLEYDIDKLVFEARSPYQKVQIVHSKSLGNMLVLDELQNMSEADMIYTNTLMQCDKENYTGKEIVILGGGDGGLLWELLKQNPQFVTMLELDEVVMKACSQHMRSICGDCLDKMKGDNYEIIVGDCVKTLKHMIEEGRQFDYVFGDLTDIPISPTPDGDAWNFIRLILNSSFKVLKPTGKFMTHGNGASCPDSLKMFEEVLSELPGPVTITKAQAYIPSFYEDWIFYQVSLK; encoded by the exons atggaggtACATACGGTGTTGCTGGACTTCACAGTATCAAGTAACGTCATCAGTGATGTGGAGAAACGATCTAACTTGAAAACTACAATTTCTAATGTCCTGGGGGAGCATATAGGCAGTTTAAAGCCATTGACTGAAATGAATATAGATGAAGGTCTTCTTTTGTTGTACACTGGCGTGAGAGGAACTCTTATTACTGTACGAGCCTACCCTAAAGGTTTGGTAACAGTAAACATTGAGTATTACAAAGGGGACAACGAAGAGGCTCTGCTCAATTTTGAG ACAGCGAGAGACCTGGAGACAGCGTTGCTGGTGGCGGCTGCTGCCACCCGGTCCCACACGCTTGTCCCCATTAAACGTGGCGGCCATTATGAGCGATTCTATCCAACCTCCG ATGGAAGACTGCTTGAATATGACATTGACAAACTAGTCTTTGAGGCACGGTCACCGTATCAGAAAGTACAGATTGTTCACTCCAAGTCACTTGGAAACATGCTGGTTCTCGACGAATTACAAA atatgtCAGAAGCAGACATGATTTACACAAACACCTTGATGCAGTGTGACAAAGAAAACTACACAGGGAAAGAAATTGTTATTCTTGGAGGTGGTGATGGAGGATTACTTTGGGAACTATTAAAACAAAATCCACAATTTGTAACAATGCTCGAG cttGATGAAGTTGTCATGAAAGCATGTAGTCAGCACATGAGAAGTATATGTGGTGACTGTCTGGACAAAATGAAAGGTGACAACTATGAG ATCATAGTAGGTGACTGTGTAAAGACTCTAAAACACATGATTGAAGAAGGACGTCAATTTGATTACGTATTTGGCGATTTGACCGACATACCTATAAGTCCAACACCTGACGGAGATGCGTGGAACTTTATTAGGTTGATATTAAATTCGTCTTTCAAAGTATTAAAACCGACTGGCAAATTCATGACTCAT GGAAACGGAGCATCGTgcccagattcgttgaaaatgtttgaagaaGTTTTATCCGAGTTGCCTGGTCCTGTTACTATTACAAAGGCTCAAGCCTACATTCCGTCATTCTACGAAGATTGGATCTTTTATCAAGTTTCATTGAAATGA